In Bacillus sp. SB49, a single window of DNA contains:
- a CDS encoding YqaE/Pmp3 family membrane protein yields MLYILVIFLPPLAVLFTGQPLKALLNLILTMLFYVPGAVHAAVVVKGHYDRKKHR; encoded by the coding sequence ATGTTATACATCTTAGTTATATTTCTGCCGCCGCTAGCGGTCTTGTTTACGGGTCAGCCGTTGAAAGCGCTGCTGAACTTAATTTTGACCATGCTCTTTTACGTGCCGGGAGCGGTTCATGCAGCCGTAGTTGTTAAAGGTCATTACGATAGAAAGAAGCATAGATGA
- the queE gene encoding 7-carboxy-7-deazaguanine synthase QueE: MNKFPVLEIFGPTIQGEGMVVGRKTMFVRTAGCDYSCAWCDSAFTWDGSAKEDIERLTAEEIITRLKETGGERFDHVTISGGNPALLKHLNELIDGLHDLGIEVALETQGSRYQDWFPDIDDLTISPKPPSSLMKTDWNILDDILHRLERKGQSDSTSLKVVIFNEEDLDYAAQVHERYPAIPFFLQVGNDDLKEGEPANLAGHLLEQYEWLIDQVVASEKLNHVRVLPQVHALVWGNKRGV; this comes from the coding sequence ATGAATAAGTTTCCCGTCTTGGAAATCTTCGGACCTACGATACAGGGAGAAGGCATGGTCGTCGGTAGAAAAACGATGTTCGTCCGGACGGCCGGCTGTGATTACAGCTGCGCCTGGTGCGATTCTGCTTTTACTTGGGACGGCAGCGCAAAAGAGGATATCGAACGCCTGACTGCCGAGGAAATTATCACCCGCTTGAAAGAAACCGGTGGGGAACGCTTCGATCACGTCACCATCTCAGGCGGCAACCCTGCTTTGCTGAAACATTTAAACGAATTGATTGACGGACTTCACGACCTCGGTATCGAGGTCGCATTGGAAACACAAGGAAGCCGTTATCAGGACTGGTTCCCGGACATCGATGACCTTACCATCTCTCCGAAGCCGCCAAGCTCATTGATGAAGACGGATTGGAACATCCTCGATGACATCCTTCATCGCTTGGAAAGGAAGGGCCAGAGTGATTCTACAAGTTTGAAGGTCGTCATTTTCAACGAAGAAGATTTGGATTATGCAGCGCAGGTCCATGAACGATATCCAGCCATTCCTTTCTTCCTGCAGGTCGGAAACGATGACCTCAAGGAAGGCGAACCGGCGAACCTGGCCGGTCATCTGCTTGAACAATATGAATGGCTGATCGATCAGGTAGTCGCCTCGGAAAAGCTTAATCACGTCCGTGTGCTGCCGCAGGTACATGCCCTCGTCTGGGGAAACAAACGAGGAGTTTAA